The DNA window CCGTCAAGGTTCTGCACCCCGAGCTCGCCTCGGCACTCGGCTCGGACCGCTTTCTGCGCGAGATCAAGCTGGCCGCGCGACTGAATCATCCGCACATCCTGCCGCTCTTCGATTCCGGCGAGGCCGAGGGGTTCCTGTTCTACGTGATGCCCTACATCGAGGGGGAGTCGCTGCGGGACAAGCTCAACCGCGAAGGCCAGCTCACCCTCGAGGATGCCCTCGGCATCGGCAGAGCGGTTGCGGGAGCGCTCGATTACGCACACCGCAGGAACATCGTCCATCGCGACATCAAGCCCGAGAACATCATGCTGAACGAGGGCGCACCCATGGTGATGGATTTCGGAATCGCCAAAGCGGTGAGTGTCGCGGGCTCGGATACGCTGACGCAGGCCGGAATGATTGTCGGCACGCCCGCATATGTGAGCCCAGAGCAGGCCGCGGGCGAAATCGACATCGACGGCCGCAGCGATCAGTACAGCCTGGGCTGCGTTCTCTACGAGATGCTCACCGGCGACAAGCCATTCAGCGGTCCGACGACACAGGCGATTCTCACGAAGCGATTCACGGATCCTGTGCCGTCGCTGAGCGAAGCGCTCGAGGGCGTTCCGGATGAGATAGACGAGGCGCTTTCGAAGGCGATGGCAAAGGAAGCTGCCAGGCGCTACACGACCTCCGGAGAATTCGCGAAGGCTCTGGTGGTGAAGACCGTCACGACTCCCACTGCTGTGACTGTCCCCGAGGGAGTCCAGGTCGTGAAGTCGATGGCCGTCCTCCCTTTCACGAACATGAGCGCCGATCCGGAGAACGAGTACTTCACCGACGGAATGGCGGAAGAGATCATCAACGCTTTATCGAAGATCAAGTCGCTGAGCGTTGCGTCGCGTACCTCCTCGTTTGCCTTCAAGGGCAAGACGGAAGACATCCGCGAGATTGGCAAAGCACTCGAGGTCTCGGCCGTTCTCGAGGGCAGCGTCCGCAGGATGGGGAAAAAAATCCGCATCAGCGTTCAGCTCATCAACGTCGCGAACGGATACCAGCTGTGGTCGGAGCGTTATGACAGGGAGATCGAAGACGTCTTCGCGATTCAGGACGAGATAGCGCAGAACATCGTAAAGGCGTTGCGCGTGGTTCTGAGCGAGGACGAAAAGCGAGCCATCGAAAAGATGCCGACGGAGAACGTCGAGGCGTACGAGTACTATCTCCGCGGCCGCCAGTACTTCCATCAACATCGCCGCACCAGCATCGAAGCAGCCCGGCAGATGTTCACAAGGGCGATCGAGATCGACCCCGAGTATGCGCTCGCGCACTCGGGCATCGCCGACTGCTGCTCGATTCTTTATATGTACTTCGATGCCCGGGAGTCGAACCTGAAGCAGGCCGACAGTGCGAGCAGGAAAGCGCTCCAGCTCGACCCGCAGCTTGCGGAGGCCCATTCCGCGCGCGGCCTCGCGTTTTCGCTGAGCAAGCAGTACGACCTGGCCATGAAGGAATTCGAGACTGCGATGACGCTCGACCCGAAGCTGTACGAGGCGCCGTACTTCTACGGCCGCGCGCGTCTCGCACAGGGACAATGGTTCGAGGCGGCGCCGCTTTTCGAGAAAGCTGCGGCAATCCGTCCGGACGATTACCAGGCTCCGAGCTTCCTCGCGGCGGCGTACGCGGGACAGGGCCGCATCCACGAAGCGAGCAAGGCGTCGCACAAGGCTGTCGGCGTCATCGAGCGCTGGCTCGA is part of the Gemmatimonadaceae bacterium genome and encodes:
- a CDS encoding protein kinase, giving the protein MMESVKNALESRYSIERELGRGGMATVYLAEDFRHGRQVAVKVLHPELASALGSDRFLREIKLAARLNHPHILPLFDSGEAEGFLFYVMPYIEGESLRDKLNREGQLTLEDALGIGRAVAGALDYAHRRNIVHRDIKPENIMLNEGAPMVMDFGIAKAVSVAGSDTLTQAGMIVGTPAYVSPEQAAGEIDIDGRSDQYSLGCVLYEMLTGDKPFSGPTTQAILTKRFTDPVPSLSEALEGVPDEIDEALSKAMAKEAARRYTTSGEFAKALVVKTVTTPTAVTVPEGVQVVKSMAVLPFTNMSADPENEYFTDGMAEEIINALSKIKSLSVASRTSSFAFKGKTEDIREIGKALEVSAVLEGSVRRMGKKIRISVQLINVANGYQLWSERYDREIEDVFAIQDEIAQNIVKALRVVLSEDEKRAIEKMPTENVEAYEYYLRGRQYFHQHRRTSIEAARQMFTRAIEIDPEYALAHSGIADCCSILYMYFDARESNLKQADSASRKALQLDPQLAEAHSARGLAFSLSKQYDLAMKEFETAMTLDPKLYEAPYFYGRARLAQGQWFEAAPLFEKAAAIRPDDYQAPSFLAAAYAGQGRIHEASKASHKAVGVIERWLDLNPDDARALNLGATIWSNLGQQEKALEWARKSLVIDKEDPQLLYNVACVYAIEGMKDDAIMTLERAIDKGYGHKEWIEHDSDLNSLRSDKRFQALLERM